CGCCAATCCACCGAGGTCCCCATGATCAGCATCATGATGCCGCCGAGGACCATGCCGCCCGGCCAGCCGGCATGCAGGATGTTCAGCCATTTGGTCTTTTCTTTGGAAAAAACAGTGGCCACCACCGGATTGATCACCGCCTCGACCACGCCGTTGCCCAGGGCCACGATGAACTGGCCGGTGTACAACGCCCAGTAATCCTTGGCAAAAATGGTAATAAACGCGGAGGAGACATGACACAAAAACGCAAAGATCATGGAGCGGCCGTAGCCGATTTTATCGATCACCAGGCTGAACAACACACTGCTGATGGCGAACGGCCACAATCCTACGCCCAGAATTTCCCCTTTTTGGGTTTCGCTTAGATTGAACTGATGCGCCCAGGTGTCGATCAGATTGGCGCGAATGATAAATCCGAACGATGTAGCTACCAGTGCGATGAAACACGCCCAGAACAGAAACTGGGGCGCGGTTGGCTGTCTATCGTTGCTCATTTCTCCTCCTGGTTGGGGTCATGGTTTAGCGGCGCAAGCCTCTTTTACCGTGCTAACACCGTAAATTAGAATTCTATGCATGAATGTCAAGCTTTTTATCCGCTCCCGGTTCCATCCCATTCATCCGATCGAGGCCTGAAGGCGCTTGATAAATGGCGGCAGGTGTTCAGGTCCCTGGGGTTGAAACAGGAAAAGAAATCGACTGAAGCAGCCGGCGGAAGCGCTCGGTCGTCGAATAGACCTTTGCCATGCCGGAATCTTTGCAATGAGGCCGATGATTTTCATTGCATGACGGCCCTGCAGGTGTTATATTATCCTGTACTAAAAGGGACTGGAGATGATGAGCCCATCGGAAAATGAACGCGTACGTTCCATCGACGCCCTGCGGGGCTTTGACATGTTCTGGATCATGGGAGGCGCAGCCCTTTGCAGCGCTCTACTCAAGCTTGTGAAAACACCCTGGGCGCTCAAAGCGGCAGAGCAGTTCAGCCACTCTGAATGGAACGGCTTTACCTTTTACGATCTGATCTTTCCCCTGTTTCTGTTCATCGTCGGCGCCAGCATACCGTTTGCCCTGGCCAAACGCCTGCAGAAAGACACGGTGAAAACCGTTCACCGCCACATCCTGGTGCGAACCGTTAAACTGATCTTTTTCGGCTTTTTGGTCAATGGCCTTTTAGATCTGAATTTCACCACCCAGCGCTGGGCCGGTGTCCTGCAACGGATCGGCCTGTGCTACGGCGCCGTCTCGCTGATTGCGATGCACAGCGGTTGGAAATTTCAATCCGTGCTTTTCGCCTCGCTGCTTCTTCTCTACTGGGCGGCCATGATGCTGATCCCAGTGCCCGGCTACGGAGCCGGAATACTGACTCCAGAAGCAAATCTCGCCTCCTACATCGATCGCCTTTTACTTCCCGGCACTTTCTGCTGCTTTGTTTTCGGCGACAATGAGGGGCTGCTGAGCACTCTCCCAGCCATTGCCACCTGCCTGTTGGGAGCGCTGTCCGGCCACTGGCTGCGCAGCGGCCACACAGCACAAAGTAAAATCAAAGGAATGCTGCTGGCCGGCC
This is a stretch of genomic DNA from bacterium. It encodes these proteins:
- a CDS encoding MFS transporter, producing MSNDRQPTAPQFLFWACFIALVATSFGFIIRANLIDTWAHQFNLSETQKGEILGVGLWPFAISSVLFSLVIDKIGYGRSMIFAFLCHVSSAFITIFAKDYWALYTGQFIVALGNGVVEAVINPVVATVFSKEKTKWLNILHAGWPGGMVLGGIMMLIMGTSVDWR
- a CDS encoding DUF5009 domain-containing protein; the encoded protein is MMSPSENERVRSIDALRGFDMFWIMGGAALCSALLKLVKTPWALKAAEQFSHSEWNGFTFYDLIFPLFLFIVGASIPFALAKRLQKDTVKTVHRHILVRTVKLIFFGFLVNGLLDLNFTTQRWAGVLQRIGLCYGAVSLIAMHSGWKFQSVLFASLLLLYWAAMMLIPVPGYGAGILTPEANLASYIDRLLLPGTFCCFVFGDNEGLLSTLPAIATCLLGALSGHWLRSGHTAQSKIKGMLLAGLLALGLALIWNLVFPINKLIWTSSYVLFTGGLSLLLLCLFYYIIDVKKRQQWAFPFIVIGLNAITIYLVQDLFQFSTITDIFVHGFIDSLGDFRTACYIAATLLVKWLFLYFLYKQKIFLKA